From the Verrucomicrobiia bacterium genome, the window GGTTGCATCCGTCCTTCAAATGGGAGTACTACGTCGACATGCTGCGTTCACTGAAGGCGCTCGATCCGAACCTGCACCTGAAAGCATTTACGGCAATCGAGATCCTGCACCTGTCGTGGGTGGGCAAACGCAGCGTGCCGGAAACGCTTGCCGCCTTGCGCGAGGCCGGGCTCGGTTCGTTGACAGGTGGCGGGGCGGAGATTTTCGATCCCGAAGTTCGCAGCGTAATTTGTCATGCCAAAGAATCCGCGGAGGAATGGCTCGATGTTCATCGCCTCTGGCACAAGATGGGCGGGCGTTCGACCTGCACGATGCTGATCGGCCACGTCGAGAAGGAACACCACCGCGTGGACCATCTGCGGCGGCTGCGGGAAATGCAGGATGAGACCAAGGGGTTCACGGCATTTGTGACGTTGGCCTTTCATCCGGATAATACGAAGCTGCCGGATCTCACGGGCCCAAGCGGCTACGATATGCTGAAGACGCTGGCGATTGCGCGCATCTATCTCGACAACATCGATCACATCAAGGCGTACTGGGTCTTGATGGGGATGAAGCTGGCCCAGGTTTCGTTGAGCTATGGCGTGGACGATCTGGATGGCACGGTAATGGAGGAAAAGATTTACCACATGGCGGGCGCGAAGACCCCGCAGGAAATGGCGCGTGAGGAATTGGTGAAAGCCATTCGTGAAACAGGACGGGAACCAGTACAGCGCGACAGTCTGTATCGACCGGTGAAAACCGGGGCAGTGCATAGCGCGTCTACCGCAACGCCAGATGAAGCAACCGGTATTCCTGGGACTTCCGAACCGGCCTACGTGGGCGCCAGCAACGAGGGAGGGACGGCGTGAGCGCGGCGTTGCCGTGGCAGATCGGTTGTGTGCCCTATCTGAACGCGCGTCCATTGATTTACGGGATCGAAGACCAGGTCACGTTGTCCCCGCCGTCACGCTTGGCGGATTTGATGTACCGCGGACGGTTTGACGCGGGGCTGGTGCCGATTGCCGAAGTCATCCAACACGACCGGTACAATGTTCTCGATGGGATTGCCATCGCCACCCGTGGTCGGATCCAGAGTGTGTATCTGGTCCATCGCGAGCCGATCGAGAAGCTGAAACGCGTGGCTGTGGATACGGCATCACGGACGTCAGCCTGGCTCGTGCGCATCATTCTTCAATACGGCTACAATGTCACCCCGGTTTTCTATCCGCGGCCCGAAGGCGGGAAGTTGTCGGAGCACGAGGCGATGATGCTGATTGGCGACGAGGCGCTCTGGTACCGGACGCGGAACGGTTCGCAACCGATCCTCGACCTCGGCGAAGCGTGGGTGGAATTGACCGGGTTGCCGTTTGTATTTGCGGCGTGGGCTTTGCAGCGCGGGGTAGATGGAAAGGCGATCGGTGGTCCGCTGCGTACAGCCAGAGCACAAGGGCTTGCGAACATTGAGCGCATTGTGCAGGATGCCACGGAAGCGACCCCGGAAGTTCGGCGGGAGTATCTGACAAAGAACTTGTCGTATGAATTGGGCGCGGCTGAGAAGCAGGGAATACGGCGGTTCCAGCAGTACTTGAAGGAAATGCGGTTGGTGGACGGCTGTCATGATTTACGATACGTCAGTTGATACGATTCAGGACAAAGTCCTCGATGGCGAGCGGATCGCGCCGGCGGAGGCGGTGCGGCTCTATCACGCACTGACCCTCCCGGAGTTGGGCGCCTTGGCGGACGTGGTGCGCGAACGGAAACATCCGGAGCGCCGTGTCACTTACATCATCGACCGCAACATCAACTACACGAACGTCTGCGATGTGTATTGCACTTTCTGCGCGTTCATGCGCGAGGAGCGCGACGATGATTCCTACGTGCTCACGCCCGAACAGGTGGGCGAGAAGATCAAGGAGTTGGTGGCCATTGGCGGCGTCCAGATATTGATGCAGGGCGGACATCATCCGAAGCTCGGCATCGATTACTACCTGAACCTCCTGCAATACATTCGCCACAACTTTCCCCAGGTAAACATCCACGGGTTCTCGCCGCCTGAGTTCAACCATTTTGCCAGGGTTTTCAAAATGCCCCTCGAAGAAGTGATTCGCCGTTTCAAAGAGGCCGGACTGGGATCCATCCCCGGCGGCGGCGGCGAAATCCTCGTCGACCGCGTGCGCCAGCGCATTGCGCCGTTGAAGTGCATGAGCGACGAATGGCTGCGGGTGATGGAAATTGCCCACGGCTTCGGGTTGAACTCGTCGGCAACGATGATGTTCGGGCAC encodes:
- the mqnE gene encoding aminofutalosine synthase MqnE; the protein is MNKLIERSELRDIYEKVEAAQRINEDDCHRLYRSQDLAAIGAMANLVRERKNGNAAYYILNRHINYSNICILDCDFCAFYRRRRDAGAYEYNLPQMIEKAQEALKLGITEIHIVGGLHPSFKWEYYVDMLRSLKALDPNLHLKAFTAIEILHLSWVGKRSVPETLAALREAGLGSLTGGGAEIFDPEVRSVICHAKESAEEWLDVHRLWHKMGGRSTCTMLIGHVEKEHHRVDHLRRLREMQDETKGFTAFVTLAFHPDNTKLPDLTGPSGYDMLKTLAIARIYLDNIDHIKAYWVLMGMKLAQVSLSYGVDDLDGTVMEEKIYHMAGAKTPQEMAREELVKAIRETGREPVQRDSLYRPVKTGAVHSASTATPDEATGIPGTSEPAYVGASNEGGTA
- a CDS encoding menaquinone biosynthesis protein, coding for MSAALPWQIGCVPYLNARPLIYGIEDQVTLSPPSRLADLMYRGRFDAGLVPIAEVIQHDRYNVLDGIAIATRGRIQSVYLVHREPIEKLKRVAVDTASRTSAWLVRIILQYGYNVTPVFYPRPEGGKLSEHEAMMLIGDEALWYRTRNGSQPILDLGEAWVELTGLPFVFAAWALQRGVDGKAIGGPLRTARAQGLANIERIVQDATEATPEVRREYLTKNLSYELGAAEKQGIRRFQQYLKEMRLVDGCHDLRYVS
- the mqnC gene encoding cyclic dehypoxanthinyl futalosine synthase translates to MIYDTSVDTIQDKVLDGERIAPAEAVRLYHALTLPELGALADVVRERKHPERRVTYIIDRNINYTNVCDVYCTFCAFMREERDDDSYVLTPEQVGEKIKELVAIGGVQILMQGGHHPKLGIDYYLNLLQYIRHNFPQVNIHGFSPPEFNHFARVFKMPLEEVIRRFKEAGLGSIPGGGGEILVDRVRQRIAPLKCMSDEWLRVMEIAHGFGLNSSATMMFGHVETIEDRVEHLLRLRDLQDRTHGFTAYICWTFQSENTRLKVPSVGSHEYLRMQALSRIFLDNFSNVQSSWVTQGPQIGQVALKYGANDFGSVMMEENVVSQAGATFRINEETMQRLIRELGYEPHRRDNWYHLLN